In the genome of Hydrogenimonas thermophila, the window AATTGCACAATCTTAAAATATTTTGTTTCTGACTCATTGTTGTCAACTTGACTTTTAACTTTTCTCTTTACAAGATTTACTATATCGTGAGTTTTACCAGTTCCTGGAGCTCCATAGTAAATAACATTTTTTGCAGGAAGTATTGTTGGCTCCCATAGTTCCTTAATTTCATCTCTGTAAAAGAGGTATGGCTCTTCCTTAATATCTGATTGATATTTTTTTCTAATACAATGCAATTTCCAATCAATCTCTGGCTTAAATTCTTTAATTTCATTGTCACAATGATCAAATAGATTTTTTACAATTTTTTCTTTGTGTTCATTACTTAGTATAGGTTCATATTTATTTGGATCAAAGAAAAATAACAAAGCATTGAAAATAGAAGCTGTTTTTGTTTCTTCTTTTGATTTTTCTATTTCTTTAAAAGTACTATTTTTATCTAACACCCCTTTAGTAGTAATAGATACTTTATCTGTTAGATCAATCAATAGTTCTATTTCTGATTTTTGATTTTCTAATGTGTCATTTTTAAGATATTCTTCTAAAAACTTTATAATAAAAGCCAATTCAAACGGTTTGTTTGTATTGTAGTAAGTTCCTGTTTTTGCTATACCTACAATTTTTTTATTGAAAAATGGATTTTTTTCCAAAGATAAGCTCTTTAGCTCTTCATCTAAATTCAAAATCTCTTTCACGCTTGATATGGTTGTATCTATCTTAGCATTTGAAGGTACCAGTCTCCACAACCATACACAATGAGCTAAAATTTCAATGGCATCTAGTTTGATTTTTGATTTATTTTTTTCTTCACCTATAAGTTGCATTCTAATTTTATCTATAAAACTTGCATTACCAGCAAAACCGTTATTGATAAAATTATCAACCAGATATTGAACGCTCTCTGTTGTTAAGATCTCTTCATTGCTATCTAATCTAAAGATAGATTTTCTTTCAACTAAAAATCTTTGTTTAAAGTACTCAAAAGCATCATAACTGTTTTCTATTCTATTTATAAACATTCTATTTTCACTCATAGTAATCTCCAGTATTGAATTTATTTTATATCGCACCCACAAAATTCACACTTAATAACATTCATTTTTTCAAAATAGACATATTCTGTCTCACAATTACTACAAACATATACAAACCTTGTTTCATTGGCAACCTCTCTTAACTTCTCCAAAACTTTCACCATTGCCAAAGTGTCAAGTTCGCAATATCTAAGTAGAGCCTCTCTTAGACGTGCTTTCTCTTTTTCATCCTCTATTTCAGAGAGTTGTGCAAAAGTGCGCATTGCGTCGCCGCCGTTTTGTACGCTCTCTAACTTCTTATAAGCTTCAGCCATTTCAGGAACTAATGCAGGTAGGACATATTTAATGGAGTAGCTTCCTCTCATTTTTGGCGTGTAGTAGTGTCTCTTTTGAAATGGTGTCATCAAGTCTTGAATGTTGTCGTAAATGCAGAGAAGATGATCTCTAAACTCATCAAACTCTTCAGCCAATCTCTTTATGACACCCTTTTCAAAGCCCATATTGTAGGCTAATACTGTTACATCTGTCGGAATATCATTGACTAAATGTTTTGCAAGTTCATATCGTGGATCGGCTCCATCTTCTGCAAGAAACTCTTTATGCTCTAACTTGCCATCTTTTTGCTCTATGTGCAGTGAGTATTGAAAAGGGATCTGCATAAATGGGCTAATGCCTTTATATTCAGGGATCGCCTGTTGGAATGTCTCAAAATCGAGATGATAGAGTGGGTAATAGAGTGACTCTATAAACTCTCTGATCGCCTCTTTGTCTATGATCTCCTCTTTTGTAAGTTCAGATCTTATTTGAATTTGCTGTGCTGGTGAAAAGGTTGATATATCTGGTATATCTTCAAAATTCACTACTCCTTGTCTGTAAAGCTCAAACTTTTTATCGCTCTTTAGTCTTGATATATTAAAAATGCTATATTCTGGTATGTGCCTCCAGCAATACTCCACTGCATCGCACTCATAAGGATTGCTGCAATGTTTGCCTATATCTATTTGTGGTTCATTATTTTTATCGC includes:
- a CDS encoding McrB family protein, encoding MSENRMFINRIENSYDAFEYFKQRFLVERKSIFRLDSNEEILTTESVQYLVDNFINNGFAGNASFIDKIRMQLIGEEKNKSKIKLDAIEILAHCVWLWRLVPSNAKIDTTISSVKEILNLDEELKSLSLEKNPFFNKKIVGIAKTGTYYNTNKPFELAFIIKFLEEYLKNDTLENQKSEIELLIDLTDKVSITTKGVLDKNSTFKEIEKSKEETKTASIFNALLFFFDPNKYEPILSNEHKEKIVKNLFDHCDNEIKEFKPEIDWKLHCIRKKYQSDIKEEPYLFYRDEIKELWEPTILPAKNVIYYGAPGTGKTHDIVNLVKRKVKSQVDNNESETKYFKIVQFHPSYSYEDFIDGIKPVKSDGNNINLELIDGEFKKMCQEAYKELICAKNEKREPKKFYFIADEINRAELSRVFGELLLCLEDDKRLRFDEDGNIQGIYIKTQNSNLWEEKNAVLKIDDELYFGVPENIYFLATMNDIDKSIDSFDLALRRRFKWVYKGCDYDAIYNHLLEKGVNDEDILKYVSDEKSNSGRCNLLAHSNPNIHLISPYLILVIGSVRNFVSIR
- a CDS encoding DUF2779 domain-containing protein; its protein translation is MNLSKSLYTRGLQCEKSLWLKKYRKDLLTPPDESTQAIFETGNRVGELACELFPGGVKVPFDSSDYEGMIEKTKKLIDSNITNIYEASFSYDNIFVAIDILHINKDKSVEIYEVKSSTEVKDVYLHDTSIQYYVLNGIGFNVKKVSIVHLNNRYVRGDELEIDKLFTIADVTDEVKELQDEIPKNLKGFRRVLSDKNNEPQIDIGKHCSNPYECDAVEYCWRHIPEYSIFNISRLKSDKKFELYRQGVVNFEDIPDISTFSPAQQIQIRSELTKEEIIDKEAIREFIESLYYPLYHLDFETFQQAIPEYKGISPFMQIPFQYSLHIEQKDGKLEHKEFLAEDGADPRYELAKHLVNDIPTDVTVLAYNMGFEKGVIKRLAEEFDEFRDHLLCIYDNIQDLMTPFQKRHYYTPKMRGSYSIKYVLPALVPEMAEAYKKLESVQNGGDAMRTFAQLSEIEDEKEKARLREALLRYCELDTLAMVKVLEKLREVANETRFVYVCSNCETEYVYFEKMNVIKCEFCGCDIK